Part of the Lolium rigidum isolate FL_2022 chromosome 6, APGP_CSIRO_Lrig_0.1, whole genome shotgun sequence genome, TCTAGGAGACATGCATGAACTAAAAAAAGCCACGGTGAGATATAAAATATCTTGGTATTGAAAGGGCAAATCTAATTGCCAATGTTAATTTTTTATCATTGCATTTTATGCACCAGATGAACCCTGTGTGATTTGGTTTGCCCTGTCAGCTATTTTTCTAGAACTTGTTAATCaagctttctattttatttctcaTTGCGGTGCTATATTTCAGTGCTTGTCAACAATTCTAGCAAAAGGTCCAATGAGATAGCAGTTAGGTCTACATTGTTCCACTATTGTCCACAGTGCTCAACCTAAAAGATTTCCTGATCTTGCACCTTCCGTGAAGTGGTAGTCATGTTTTTACACTTTTAGATGTTCACATCTTCATGAGCATGTATCCAAATGTGTGTCTTCCAGTACTCAACTTTAGTGTTGCCATTAGTTTTTCATTTCTCATGTTTATCCTGGCTTAGCACCCATACTTATCCTGCAGCCGATGGACAAACCTCCAAGAGGGAAGCATTCAACCAAGGGCTTAGGAAAAACTGTGCCGCAGGAGTCGGAATTTGTGAAATGGAGGGATGATGTGGTAGTGCCTTGCGGTAAGCCAGTTCCAGCATCTATCAGGGCATCTGAGCTTCTGTACAACGAGTATATAGTCTACAATACATCCCAGGTTCGGACACGTTATTGGACATACTTACTGTTTCGCTATTGCAGCTACTGAAAATTCCTTCTGATCTTGCAATGAAACCTTCTCTTTGGCAGGTAAAGATGCAGTTCTTGTTGAAGGTCAGATTCCATCACAAGAGGTGACTGGAATACTAGGGAGAATTGAGTTAGATTCCAACTAAGATAGGTTATGTTGCGACCACATCTGATCCATTTTGGGAAATATAGCATGGGCATCAGTGTGAGTGGCGCAAGTAATCCCCCGCATTGTCTTCTGTTGATGATGTCTGTTGTTTGaaactattttgtctgttgttgTCTTTGACATGTCAATTGTGCTGCATTACACTTGCACGTATTTAGATTTGAACCTGATGTAGCGAATTTGCTCTGTTTGGTGCTGTTGGACGGAGCCGATGTGTTGATTCGGTGCTGGCGGTTCCCATCTCACCACCTGCTGAGGTGTACTGAAAGAATCTCTAGATATGTAGCCAGAGTTGAGGTAATTACATAGAATTACAATCTCAAGGACACTTGTTACACACTTGCACATCAATAATTTTGTGTCCTCATTGAGAGCTCGGAGGTATTGGGCACCAAAAAACGTGATCAAACAAGTGCACACACTTGATTGTGGTATCTTTGCCAATGCACTTTTGCAAACAAGCCCACACACTTGATCGAGGTATCTTGCGAAGATACTCATCAGTGTAATCATCCGGAATTATGTATGCTAAAATAACACCTTGGCCATCATTTGATCTTCGTCACTTTCTTCTGCTTTCAACCTTAAAGAAAATTAATGATTCAAGCATTGACTATGGATAAAACCCTCaagtataactcaatgcaaacatttggTTCATAGAGGTTGCTATCAATTACCGAGGCCACACATGTGAAAGACATGCACTTTCATGGATTACGTATAGGCACGTCTTAACATTCCTTTTTCA contains:
- the LOC124662408 gene encoding poly [ADP-ribose] polymerase 1-like, with protein sequence MALIVIDSSRLTNFIGILSQGLRIAPPEAPVTGYMFGKGLYFADLVSKSAQYCYVDKNNPTGLMLLSEVALGDMHELKKATPMDKPPRGKHSTKGLGKTVPQESEFVKWRDDVVVPCGKPVPASIRASELLYNEYIVYNTSQVKMQFLLKVRFHHKR